A single genomic interval of Labrus bergylta chromosome 18, fLabBer1.1, whole genome shotgun sequence harbors:
- the gemin2 gene encoding gem-associated protein 2 produces MKSDAEELMPRLLPVDFGASTEELDLNGPPRNPREYLRQVQLEASLCPEVVVAQIDPKKLKKKQTVNASVAGCHAAPVGFSPSLHWQQQQVSNFSDVRQCITKNRIHWSSQTLDDNVLMPKLTDEEGWKTFCLGETVYLGTSSCQTNAEPALDYSKMGFPPFLSIVSRLNQSTVLMLLEILISWFEEHEFAPQLGRWLYSLLACLEKPLIPEAHSCIRQLARRCSHLRSTLESQEDEKLPPLNLLICLVARYFEQNDLADQPE; encoded by the exons ATGAAGTCGGACGCGGAGGAGTTAATGCCGAGGCTGCTGCCCGTTGACTTCGGAGCCAGTACAGAAGAGCTGGACCTGAACGGACCTCCGAGAAACCCCCGAGAATACCTCCGACAAGTCCA GCTGGAGGCATCGCTTTGTCCAGAGGTGGTGGTTGCACAAATAGACCCcaagaaactgaagaagaaacaaacagttaATGCCTCT GTGGCAGGTTGCCATGCGGCTCCAGTGGGTTTCTCCCCCAGTCTCCactggcagcagcagcaagtcAGTAACTTCTCAGATGTCAGACag TGCATCACAAAGAACAGAATACACTGGAGCAGCCAGACTCTGGATGACAACGTGCTGATG ccaAAGCTAACAGATGAAGAGGGctggaaaacattttgtttaggAGAGACGGTCTATCTGGGTACTTCCTCCTGCCAGACAAATGCTGAACCAGCGCTGGACTACAGTAAA ATGGGCTTCCCTCCCTTCCTCAGCATAGTCAGCAGACTGAATCAG TCCACCGTGCTGATGCTGTTGGAAATTCTCATCAGTTGGTTTGAGGAACACGAGTTTGCTCCTCAGCTG GGACGCTGGCTGTATTCTCTGTTGGCCTGCCTGGAAAAGCCTCTGATACCTGAAGCCCACTCCTGCATCAGACAGCTGGCCAGGCGATGTTCTCATCTCCGTAGCACACTG GAGAGTCAGGAAGACGAGAAACTGCCTCCCCTCAACCTGCTCATCTGTCTTGTTGCCAG GTACTTTGAGCAGAATGACCTGGCAGACCAGCCAGAGTGA